One Vigna unguiculata cultivar IT97K-499-35 chromosome 7, ASM411807v1, whole genome shotgun sequence genomic region harbors:
- the LOC114192676 gene encoding uncharacterized protein LOC114192676, whose product MKLSDVLIVSAGLIAAAAAFSYLQSCGKEREKKVVPKKKSGKTEGFSHYVARQLGFQDAEEVPHLCSLVQDYLKRSEECDGRIYEYISHSNGENIDSLYIKLVDEIEKCILSYFSFNWNQAPSIINQALSVKSPPIRKLREIILAATRKIRFERVIMSLRVTRVFSTLVEEMKALQCNQEMVPANLPERSPVLLFLGGGMGAGKSTIREAILKEAFWSQIATNAVIVEADAFKEKDDIYKALNSTTVQLGRDHNEGLESAETVHEFSTRAASSLLVTALNEGRDVIMDSTLSWEPFVKQTITMARNVHRCKYRMGEGYKENEDGTVIENYWVEDEHGETPPTGESNTRQPYRIELVGVVCDSYIAIVRAIRRAIATGRAVRVNAQLKSHQRFARAFPKYCELVDNARLYFTNAIDHPPKLIGWKDGVEDLLVHPRDFKCMERIANLNVKADCIYNLYKEPNTVMESGSIWSEIILAPSRIEDQKELRKAIEKSEKYDG is encoded by the exons ATGAAGTTGTCAGATGTTCTAATTGTTTCCGCCGGTTTAATTGCCGCCGCTGCCGCTTTCTCGTACCTCCAGAGTTGTgggaaagaaagagagaagaaggTCGTTCCTAAGAAGAAATCTGGAAAAACAGAAGGCTTTTCTCACTATGTTG CAAGACAACTGGGATTTCAAGACGCGGAAGAAGTTCCACATTTATGCTCGTTGGTCCAAGACTATTTGAAAAGAAGCGAGGAGTGTGATGGGAGAATCTATGAGTATATTTCTCATTCCAACGGAGAAAACATAGATTCCCTATATATAAAGCTTgtagatgaaattgaaaaatgcaTCCTAAGCTATTTTTCATTCAACTGGAATCAAGCTCCATCTATTATTAATCAA GCTTTAAGCGTGAAGTCTCCCCCTATAAGAAAGCTGAGGGAAATTATCTTGGCAGCTACaag GAAAATACGGTTTGAAAGAGTTATTATGAGTTTGCGAGTAACCAGAGTATTCTCTACCTTAGTAGAAGAAATGAAAGCACTGCAGTGTAATCAAGAAATGGTGCCCGCGAACTTACCTGAGAGGAGTCCAGTATTGCTGTTTCTGGGAGGTGGCATGGGGGCTGGAAAAAGCACCATCCGTGAAGCCATCCTGAAGGA AGCATTCTGGTCACAAATAGCTACCAATGCTGTGATAGTTGAGGCAGAtgcttttaaagaaaaagatgacaTATATAAGGCTCTTAATTCCACTACCGTTCAGTTGGGTCGTGATCATAATGAGGGGCTGGAAAGTGCTGAAACG GTGCATGAGTTTTCTACCCGTGCTGCATCATCTCTCCTCGTGACAGCGCTAAATGAAGGTCGAGATGTAATCATGGATAGTACCTTGTCATGGGAACCATTTGTAAAACAGACCATTACTATGGCAAGAAATGTTCACAGATGCAAATATAGAATGGGGGAAGGCTATAAAGAGAATGAAGATGGGACTGTCATTGAGAATTATTGGGTTGAAGATGAACACGGGGAAACTCCTCCAACAGGAGAATCAAACACTCGACAACCTTACAGGATTGAGTTAGTGGGCGTGGTTTGTGATAGCTATATTGCTATAGTGAGAGCCATTAG GAGAGCTATTGCGACAGGAAGAGCAGTAAGGGTGAATGCGCAACTAAAATCTCATCAAAGATTTGCCCGTGCATTTCCAAAATATTGTGAGCTTGTCGATAATGCCAGGCTTTATTTTACAAATGCTATCGATCATCCACCAAag CTCATAGGATGGAAAGATGGTGTTGAAGATTTACTGGTGCATCCTCGAGATTTTAAATGCATGGAGAGGATAGCCAATTTGAATGTTAAGGCTGATTGCATCTATAACCTCTACAAGGAACCAAACACCGTCATGGAATCCGGTTCCATTTGGAGTGAAATAATTTTGGCACCTTCAAGAATAGAAGACCAAAAAGAATTGAGGAAGGCTATTGAGAAATCAGAGAAATATGATGGCTAA